DNA sequence from the Saimiri boliviensis isolate mSaiBol1 chromosome 5, mSaiBol1.pri, whole genome shotgun sequence genome:
TTTACCCACACAATCATCATTTTCCCCTTTTGATGTAACTATTGTCTTCTGACAACTATGGTAGCTTTACACATACCACTTTGGTAGCACCACTTGGAATAACTGATGTCAGCATATTGAAAGACCATCAACATTTTGTTTACATTAGATGGTATTCTCCAGGCACATGGTCTCTCTACCATTAACATCATTAAAACTGTCAGTATTCCACTCACTATGCTGCTGCTGCAGTACAACATTTAAAACAACGCGAAGGCATTCTAACTTGTTAAAACTTCACTCATCTGTCACTGACATGTTAATTAGGTCCAACCAAACAGTACATTCATAAGGAAGCTCTTAACAGTAACCTGGAGTAATGACTTACATTAAAGTCTGCAACGTACCTGTGACGTATTAAGACACAAAGTACTTTTTGTCTTACACCTAGATGGCAACCCGCTCACTTCAACATGTCTCAGTATTCAAACAATTTATTCCCATTTGTCCGTGTAAAAGTACTAAAGAGTTCAGTTTAAAGGTACCTTAAGAGTCAAGGTAAAATACTGGCAATATATAAACTCCCTATCTTTTACATGTAATACATGTACTACATACTGGTAAATGCCCACTTTTAACTTCTCAACTAAGAGTTGAATACATTTTACTAAACAACCAGCAAAGTCAAGAAAATTTGGTTTGAATTACCCACCAttttagtattttctaaaattatagaaCATACAATTTTACCCACTAACTTTTAACACTTTCAAACTTATGTCATGGGAACTGTTAGCAACACtgaatatttcacatttaaatgaaaaaagtgaaTGCTCACCACCTCCAAAATTTCCTCCTTCATTGTAACCATCGTAGCCTCCACCACCGCCACCATATCCACCACCTTGGTTTCCATATCCTGGTCCACCACCACCATAGCCCCCTCTACTACTATAACCAGGACCACCGCCATAGTtgccacctaaaaaaaaaaaaacaacaaaaaataagacattaaaaacataaatgtataaaGAGTCAAGTTATTCAATTCTGGTGACACGTATTTAAGAAaccagatcttgctctgttgccagtctcgagtacagtggcgtgaccaCAACAATGCAGCACTGAACTACTGGGTTCATGCctctcttccacctcagcctcctgagtagctatactatgggcatgtgccaccatattcccctattttatttttctagcaaCATGGTCTCCtggtgttgctcagactggtctcaaaatcctcacctcaagtgatccttctgcttcagcctcctgaatagttagCATTACTCAATTCTggttttatattacatttaagCACTCTGAAACCTGGTAATACCTAATAACAATAGAATAGCAAGTATCTGAGCTagtaagaatgaaaataaatgctttagttttcattttatcaatCTTCACTAAGAAAAATATGGTCCTAGACTTCAATTCTAGCTAAACTCCTACTACTCACTGAAAAAGACAGGCTAATGATAAATCTCCAGGGGAAAAAGAGTCTCTACTCTTCTATGGCATTAGTTTGAAAATATGTCTTAATCATTAAGTCATTCAAGTTTTGATTAAAATTAGAAAGGTGTAATACTTAAATTTTCCATAAggtaaagaaagttaaaaaaaaaaaaatcaatgaaaataaaccACCTACCATCACCAAATCCATTATATCCACCATCACCTCCTCCATAACTACCTCTgctgccaccacctccaccaccataaCCTCCTGAGGAAAAACAAGATATgaattaaaatcatatatttaactTACCAAAACATTAGGTATGCATGTACTTAGAAGATAAACATCCTACCTCTTCCACCAAAGTTTCCACCACGGCCAAAATtacctccaccacctccaaagTTTCCTCCGCGACCCATAAAATTGCCAGATCCACCTCCACGACCTTTAACATAGGCAAGGGAGATTTTAAGAACCTTACAGCCACGACTAAAATCTTTTGTGTACACGTGTATGGTACTACTCACCTCTCTGTGATCCAGCAGACTGCATCTCTTGTTTAGAAAGGGCCTTTTTCACTTCACAATTATGCCCATTAATAGTATGGTATTTctgaactaaatttttttttaatcaaagaaaacaaaaagttattttgtgTTTCGAAAAGCGCATATGATACCCTCTGTCATTATGTAACCCATTAAGACATAATCAGGTAGTGACTCTGGGAATGAAGGAGCATTCTGAGATGTTAATGTTTATTCCTTTACCTGGATACTGATTACAGAGGTACAGACACTATGAAAATTGACCATACACTATAAACGCTGTTACATGCAACAGAAAATTACAAGTAATTCAGCAAATTTAgttcaaaacacagaaaccaCTTCTTTCTCATTCAAGTTCCCATAAATTGCTACTTACCAACAATTTTATCAACTGTATCATGATCATCGAAAGTTACAAAAGCAAATCCTCTCTTTTTTCCACTCTGCCTGTCTTCCATAACTTCTATGGTTTCGATCTTGCCATACTTTTCAAAGTAGTCTCTCAAATTATACTCTTCCGTATCTTCTTTAATACCACCAACAAAAATTTTCTTCACTGTTAGATGGGCACCAGGCTTTACAGAATCCTACAAATTAAGTAATGTATTAAGTCAAGACATAAACTTTCACAACAATTTCACATATTATACAACACATTATTAAAATACCTCTCTAGAaacagctctctttggttccactACACGCCCATCAACCTTGTGTGGTCGAGCACACATTGCTGCATCCACCTCTTCAACACAAGAATAAGTCACAAAACCAAAGCCCCTGGAACGTTTGGTTTGGGGATCTCTCATTAcctacaaaataaaagttttataacaTTGAAACACCTCCGCTGGTTCTCTACACCCCTAAAAACCATTCCATTCCCTTAGTAACTTACCACACAGTCTGTAAGTGTGCCCcatttctcaaaatgttctcTTAAACTATCATCTGTAGTTTCAAAGCTCAGACCACCAATAAACAGTTTTCTCAACTGCTCTGGTTCCTTTGGATCATGGCCCTGAGACAAAGAACCAATATGCTTAAATTATCTCTTATAATAGATGAATCGTTAAGATGTACAAAGAGCCTTTAACCTATCATAGATAATAAAATCAACATCAACTTCCTGTGACAGTTAACGCTTTGTCCAGTTAAAACTTTGACCAGAGGCAGGaagccatggctcacgcctgtaatcccagcattttggaaggccaacgcgggtggatcacctgaagtcaggagttccagactagcctggacaacatggcaaaacgccgtctctactaaaacacaaaaattagctgggcatggtggcgggcacctgtaatcccagctactcgggaggctgaggcaggaaaattgcttgaacccaggagggggaggttgcagtaagccaagattgtgccactgcactccagcctgggcaacaacagggaaccctcatctcaaaacaaacaaacaaaaaaatccaacagCTTTGACCAGAAATACAAACTTCCACTGTTAAAGGGGCTAACTCATGCCAAGGAAACCTACAACCTGCCTTTCAAACGCCAACATCACTTCAACTAAATTGAAATCCAAGGCAATTCCAGAACCAAAAAtccctccattttttaaaagctacaacTCTCTACTTTAGAAGCTGCTAATGAGAAGTCATTCCCTAGGGCACTAAAGTGTTGGAGAAGCAGTGCTGCATTTATCCCAAGTCTTCTCAGCCTACATCCTAtcacacatttaattttaaacacaAAACTGTGATGATCAAACTAAAGAAACTCACTGCTttcaagcaaaattttaaaacagtcatTCCTAAGCTAAACTAGCATTTCCTGcccacccccaaaaaaattaggggaaaaaaaagcccacCAAATATATCCCATGCTTGTTATATGCTGCAAAAATCTGCACTTTACAACTCAATTTTAAGAGTCACAACAAAGTGGCAAGTTGGACTTACATTAGTAGTAGTATGTATTGTTTGACTAGAAGAATGGAgcacagtaaaacaaaaattgagatttttaagaattaagaTGTTCTGAAATTGTTTTATACGTTAGTCAGAGTTTTCAACATATTGCAT
Encoded proteins:
- the HNRNPA3 gene encoding heterogeneous nuclear ribonucleoprotein A3 isoform X1, with protein sequence MEVKPPPGRPQPDSGRRRRRRGEEGHDPKEPEQLRKLFIGGLSFETTDDSLREHFEKWGTLTDCVVMRDPQTKRSRGFGFVTYSCVEEVDAAMCARPHKVDGRVVEPKRAVSREDSVKPGAHLTVKKIFVGGIKEDTEEYNLRDYFEKYGKIETIEVMEDRQSGKKRGFAFVTFDDHDTVDKIVVQKYHTINGHNCEVKKALSKQEMQSAGSQRGRGGGSGNFMGRGGNFGGGGGNFGRGGNFGGRGGYGGGGGGSRGSYGGGDGGYNGFGDGGNYGGGPGYSSRGGYGGGGPGYGNQGGGYGGGGGGYDGYNEGGNFGGGNYGGGGNYNDFGNYSGQQQSNYGPMKGGSFGGRSSGSPYGGGYGSGGGSGGYGSRRF
- the HNRNPA3 gene encoding heterogeneous nuclear ribonucleoprotein A3 isoform X3, yielding MEGHDPKEPEQLRKLFIGGLSFETTDDSLREHFEKWGTLTDCVVMRDPQTKRSRGFGFVTYSCVEEVDAAMCARPHKVDGRVVEPKRAVSREDSVKPGAHLTVKKIFVGGIKEDTEEYNLRDYFEKYGKIETIEVMEDRQSGKKRGFAFVTFDDHDTVDKIVVQKYHTINGHNCEVKKALSKQEMQSAGSQRGRGGGSGNFMGRGGNFGGGGGNFGRGGNFGGRGGYGGGGGGSRGSYGGGDGGYNGFGDGGNYGGGPGYSSRGGYGGGGPGYGNQGGGYGGGGGGYDGYNEGGNFGGGNYGGGGNYNDFGNYSGQQQSNYGPMKGGSFGGRSSGSPYGGGYGSGGGSGGYGSRRF
- the HNRNPA3 gene encoding heterogeneous nuclear ribonucleoprotein A3 isoform X2, which codes for MEVKPPPGRPQPDSGRRRRRRGEEGHDPKEPEQLRKLFIGGLSFETTDDSLREHFEKWGTLTDCVVMRDPQTKRSRGFGFVTYSCVEEVDAAMCARPHKVDGRVVEPKRAVSREDSVKPGAHLTVKKIFVGGIKEDTEEYNLRDYFEKYGKIETIEVMEDRQSGKKRGFAFVTFDDHDTVDKIVVQKYHTINGHNCEVKKALSKQEMQSAGSQRGRGGGSGNFMGRGGNFGGGGGNFGRGGNFGGRGGYGGGGGGSRGSYGGGDGGYNGFGDGGNYGGGPGYSSRGGYGGGGPGYGNQGGGYGGGGGGYDGYNEGGNFGGNYGGGGNYNDFGNYSGQQQSNYGPMKGGSFGGRSSGSPYGGGYGSGGGSGGYGSRRF